The Palleronia sp. THAF1 genome window below encodes:
- the mutM gene encoding bifunctional DNA-formamidopyrimidine glycosylase/DNA-(apurinic or apyrimidinic site) lyase has protein sequence MPELPEVETVRRGLVPAMEGRVIERAEVRRPDLRWPFPDCMAERLGGARIDALGRRSKYLLLHLDTDETLIVHLGMSGRMQVDEAPTAGFVQDTGGAAKHDHVVFHMAGGARVTFNDPRRFGAMDLAATDRLDDHWLLAKIGPEPLGNSFDERHLIEAFAGRNTPVKSALLDQGIVAGLGNIYVCEALHRAGISPRRKAGRIAAPRVAALVPVIRETLRDAIEAGGSSLRDYRQADGAMGYFQHTFRVYGREGDACVTDGCGGTVRRIVQSGRSTFYCAQCQR, from the coding sequence ATGCCCGAATTGCCAGAGGTGGAAACCGTGCGGCGCGGACTTGTTCCCGCGATGGAAGGTCGCGTGATCGAGCGTGCAGAGGTGCGCCGACCCGATCTACGCTGGCCGTTCCCGGACTGCATGGCCGAACGGCTGGGCGGCGCGCGGATCGATGCGCTGGGACGGCGGTCGAAATATCTGCTGCTGCATCTGGATACCGACGAGACGCTGATCGTGCATCTGGGCATGTCGGGCCGGATGCAGGTGGATGAAGCGCCGACCGCCGGATTCGTGCAAGACACCGGCGGCGCGGCGAAGCATGACCACGTGGTTTTTCACATGGCAGGCGGCGCGCGTGTGACGTTCAACGACCCGCGGCGATTCGGGGCCATGGATCTGGCGGCGACGGACCGGCTGGACGACCATTGGCTGCTGGCGAAGATCGGGCCAGAGCCTTTGGGCAACAGCTTCGACGAACGCCACTTGATCGAGGCCTTCGCGGGCCGCAACACGCCGGTGAAATCGGCTTTGTTGGACCAGGGAATCGTCGCCGGTCTGGGCAATATCTATGTGTGCGAAGCGCTACACCGGGCGGGTATCTCTCCTCGGCGCAAGGCGGGGCGGATCGCCGCGCCCCGCGTGGCCGCCCTTGTGCCGGTGATCCGCGAGACGTTGCGCGACGCGATCGAGGCGGGCGGATCGAGCTTGCGTGACTACCGCCAAGCCGATGGTGCGATGGGATATTTTCAGCATACCTTCCGGGTTTATGGACGCGAAGGTGACGCTTGCGT